In one Nocardioides luteus genomic region, the following are encoded:
- a CDS encoding branched-chain amino acid ABC transporter permease has product MSPTTTLAPSTTLKVVRGGWPSLAGGGVLAAVVVFLAAAPWFVFSPGDVTNLVTLFALIILGTTWNLMAGYGGLVSIGQQAFIGAGGYGVIKLADVVGLPIPVAVVAAGVVCAALAVPTSFLLFRLVGGYFAIGTWVVAEVFKLVTQELPGFGGGSGLSLTAFQGVDRVTRIATVYYLALVLAVVVVLATYALMRSRVGLGLTAIRDDSVAAANLGVAVRRSQRLVYVAASGGAGLAGALIAVNGLRVSPDSMFSVQYTAFMIFIVVIGGLGTIEGPILGAVIFFALQQLLDSYGTWYLIALGAVAIAVVLLAPRGLWGLATRGRYQVFPVGHTVLTR; this is encoded by the coding sequence ATGAGCCCCACGACAACCCTGGCCCCCTCCACCACCCTGAAGGTCGTACGCGGCGGCTGGCCGTCGCTGGCCGGCGGCGGTGTCCTCGCCGCGGTCGTGGTGTTCCTGGCCGCGGCGCCCTGGTTCGTCTTCAGCCCCGGTGACGTGACCAACCTGGTCACGCTCTTCGCGCTGATCATCCTCGGCACGACCTGGAACCTCATGGCCGGCTACGGCGGCCTCGTCTCGATCGGGCAGCAGGCGTTCATCGGCGCGGGCGGCTACGGCGTGATCAAGCTCGCCGACGTCGTCGGCCTGCCGATCCCGGTGGCCGTCGTCGCGGCCGGCGTCGTCTGCGCCGCCCTGGCCGTCCCGACCTCGTTCCTGCTGTTCCGGCTGGTCGGGGGCTACTTCGCGATCGGCACCTGGGTGGTGGCCGAGGTCTTCAAGCTGGTCACCCAGGAGCTTCCCGGCTTCGGCGGCGGCTCCGGCCTCTCGCTCACCGCCTTCCAGGGTGTCGACCGGGTGACCCGGATCGCGACGGTCTACTACCTGGCGCTGGTGCTGGCCGTGGTCGTCGTGCTCGCGACGTACGCGCTGATGCGCTCGCGCGTCGGGCTCGGCCTGACCGCGATCCGCGACGACTCGGTGGCGGCCGCGAACCTCGGCGTCGCGGTGCGGCGCTCGCAGCGCCTCGTCTACGTCGCCGCCTCCGGCGGTGCCGGCCTGGCCGGCGCGCTGATCGCGGTCAACGGCCTGCGGGTCTCGCCGGACTCGATGTTCTCGGTGCAGTACACCGCGTTCATGATCTTCATCGTCGTGATCGGCGGGCTGGGGACGATCGAGGGCCCGATCCTGGGAGCGGTGATCTTCTTCGCGCTGCAGCAGCTGCTGGACTCGTACGGCACCTGGTACCTCATCGCGCTCGGTGCCGTCGCGATCGCCGTGGTGCTGCTCGCCCCGCGAGGGCTGTGGGGCCTGGCGACGCGTGGCCGCTACCAGGTCTTCCCTGTCGGTCACACGGTCCTGACCCGGTAG
- a CDS encoding ABC transporter substrate-binding protein: protein MRNGLTTGRGLSMAAAGVAAMALTLTACGSGGIDDEGGGGEDTLTIGFVSTETGSSAPFGEANSFVVDEMETYFKDHPVKVGDKELDVEIVVRDAQSDTTKAGAVAGDLINKDGADIIVASSTPDIVNPVSEQCEANSIPCITTVAPWQPFAIRSGDKPAELKYSYHFFWGLEDVATVYADIWGKVPNNKKAGGLFPKDPDGEAWGANFPALTEASGVKIDNPGNYPNGTKDFSAQISAYKGHDVLVGVPIPPDFTTFWQQAKQQGYNPKVATIGKALLFPSSVEALGPIAHNLSTEVWWTPTAPYKSSLTGQSAQELADAYEEKTGKQWTQPLGFAHALFEVATAAVTEAGSTDADAITKALSGLEVSTVVGDVAWGKDENVPPYVAKTSLAGGQWRQVEGGEHPFELVVVQNSLAPDVPLGGEPEALK from the coding sequence GTGCGCAACGGACTCACCACCGGACGCGGCCTGAGCATGGCCGCCGCCGGTGTCGCAGCGATGGCGCTGACCCTGACGGCCTGCGGGTCGGGCGGCATCGACGACGAAGGCGGTGGCGGCGAGGACACGCTGACCATCGGGTTCGTCTCGACCGAGACGGGCTCCTCGGCGCCGTTCGGTGAGGCGAACAGCTTCGTCGTCGACGAGATGGAGACCTACTTCAAGGACCACCCGGTCAAGGTCGGCGACAAGGAGCTCGACGTCGAGATCGTGGTGCGCGACGCGCAGAGCGACACGACCAAGGCCGGGGCGGTGGCCGGCGACCTGATCAACAAGGACGGCGCCGACATCATCGTCGCCTCCTCGACGCCCGACATCGTCAACCCGGTCTCGGAGCAGTGCGAGGCCAACTCGATCCCGTGCATCACGACGGTCGCCCCGTGGCAGCCGTTCGCGATCCGCAGCGGGGACAAGCCGGCCGAGCTGAAGTACAGCTACCACTTCTTCTGGGGCCTCGAGGACGTCGCGACGGTCTACGCCGACATCTGGGGCAAGGTCCCCAACAACAAGAAGGCCGGCGGCCTGTTCCCGAAGGACCCCGACGGCGAGGCCTGGGGCGCCAACTTCCCGGCGCTCACCGAGGCGTCCGGTGTGAAGATCGACAACCCGGGCAACTACCCCAACGGCACCAAGGACTTCTCCGCCCAGATCAGCGCCTACAAGGGTCACGACGTGCTCGTCGGCGTCCCGATCCCGCCGGACTTCACCACGTTCTGGCAGCAGGCCAAGCAGCAGGGCTACAACCCGAAGGTCGCCACGATCGGCAAGGCGCTCCTCTTCCCGAGCAGCGTCGAGGCGCTGGGTCCGATCGCCCACAACCTCTCCACCGAGGTGTGGTGGACCCCGACCGCGCCCTACAAGTCCTCGCTGACCGGCCAGTCGGCGCAGGAGCTGGCGGACGCGTACGAGGAGAAGACCGGCAAGCAGTGGACCCAGCCGCTGGGCTTCGCGCACGCGCTCTTCGAGGTCGCGACCGCGGCGGTGACCGAGGCCGGCTCGACCGACGCCGACGCGATCACCAAGGCGCTCTCCGGCCTCGAGGTCTCCACGGTCGTCGGTGACGTCGCCTGGGGCAAGGACGAGAACGTCCCGCCGTACGTCGCCAAGACCTCGCTCGCGGGTGGCCAGTGGCGCCAGGTCGAGGGCGGGGAGCACCCGTTCGAGCTGGTCGTCGTGCAGAACTCGCTGGCTCCCGACGTACCTCTCGGGGGCGAGCCCGAGGCCCTCAAGTGA
- a CDS encoding helix-turn-helix domain-containing protein: MPQSPLVARVRRPEVFETSRLSADAQVEAWERHNACALVALSCRPIEGHGFEAQEVNLQLDEIHLARVRATRHVVERPASLVKEIPARSIAVYASLRGEAILEYAGRRQVIRPGQLIVCDVDAPFLRGFGHGLEELAVKVPVEAFAARTGIASMPSPLVLDAGRGQDPHGRALVQMVGRALRPNDPVPADEGAVLDLISVIATDGKVSLATAHRAAAKAFIEDHLADPGLSATAVAAGAGISERHLSRLFADAGTSVPRHILGRRLELAYAMLATGSDPAIRTVDVAEKCGFTSASHFSQAFRKRFGVAAGDVRRAARA, from the coding sequence GTGCCGCAATCTCCCCTCGTCGCACGGGTTCGCCGCCCGGAGGTCTTCGAGACCAGCCGGCTGAGCGCGGATGCGCAGGTCGAGGCCTGGGAACGCCACAACGCCTGCGCGCTGGTCGCGCTCTCCTGCCGACCCATCGAGGGCCACGGGTTCGAGGCGCAGGAGGTCAACCTGCAGCTCGACGAGATCCATCTGGCGCGGGTCCGGGCCACCCGCCACGTCGTCGAGCGACCGGCCAGCCTCGTCAAGGAGATCCCCGCCAGGTCGATCGCCGTCTATGCCAGCCTCCGTGGTGAGGCGATCCTCGAGTACGCCGGCCGCCGCCAGGTCATCCGGCCCGGCCAGCTGATCGTGTGCGACGTCGACGCGCCGTTCCTGCGCGGCTTCGGGCACGGGCTCGAGGAGCTCGCGGTCAAGGTTCCGGTGGAGGCCTTCGCGGCCCGCACCGGGATCGCGTCGATGCCGTCGCCGCTGGTTCTCGATGCCGGTCGCGGCCAGGACCCGCACGGGCGAGCCCTGGTGCAGATGGTCGGCCGCGCGCTCCGGCCCAACGACCCCGTACCCGCCGACGAGGGTGCCGTGCTCGACCTGATCTCGGTGATCGCCACCGACGGGAAGGTCTCCCTGGCCACCGCCCACCGGGCCGCGGCGAAGGCGTTCATCGAGGACCACCTCGCCGACCCCGGCCTCTCCGCCACCGCTGTCGCCGCGGGCGCCGGCATCTCGGAGCGCCACCTCTCCCGGCTCTTCGCCGACGCCGGCACCAGCGTCCCCCGCCACATCCTCGGCCGCCGCCTCGAGCTCGCCTACGCGATGCTCGCCACCGGCTCGGACCCGGCCATCCGCACCGTCGACGTCGCCGAGAAGTGCGGCTTCACCTCCGCCTCGCACTTCTCCCAGGCCTTCCGCAAGCGCTTCGGCGTCGCCGCCGGAGACGTACGCCGCGCCGCCCGCGCCTGA
- a CDS encoding ABC transporter ATP-binding protein, with the protein MTSAPSSVEASSSVPGGTLLEAEGLAKAFGQVVTARSVSFHVAAGEALGIVGPNGAGKSTLLNLVTGTLPVDAGTIRFDGTDVTRMPAARRTALGIGRTFQVPRPFEGLTVFENVLVGSTFGAGTRRREANDQAWQALETADLTRLANTPAGSLRLLDRKRLELARALATRPRLLLLDEIAGGLTEHELPALIETISAIRDGGTGVVWIEHIVHALLQVVDRLMCLAQGDVVATGDPHEVMASDAVAAVYLGSPDLEGETP; encoded by the coding sequence GTGACCTCTGCCCCATCATCGGTCGAGGCCTCCAGCAGCGTGCCCGGCGGCACGCTGCTGGAGGCCGAAGGCCTGGCCAAGGCGTTCGGCCAGGTCGTCACCGCCCGCTCGGTCTCCTTCCACGTCGCCGCGGGCGAGGCGCTCGGCATCGTCGGGCCCAACGGCGCCGGCAAGTCCACGCTGCTCAACCTGGTCACCGGCACCCTCCCGGTCGACGCCGGCACGATCCGCTTCGACGGCACCGACGTCACCCGGATGCCGGCCGCGCGGCGTACGGCCCTCGGGATCGGACGTACGTTCCAGGTCCCCCGCCCCTTCGAGGGGCTCACCGTCTTCGAGAACGTGCTGGTCGGGTCCACCTTCGGCGCCGGCACGCGCCGCCGCGAGGCCAACGACCAGGCCTGGCAGGCGCTGGAGACCGCCGACCTGACCCGTCTGGCCAACACCCCTGCCGGCTCGCTCCGGCTGCTCGATCGCAAGCGGCTCGAGCTCGCTCGCGCGCTGGCCACCCGCCCCCGGCTGCTGCTGCTCGACGAGATCGCCGGCGGCCTCACCGAGCACGAGCTCCCCGCCCTGATCGAGACCATCTCGGCGATCCGCGACGGCGGCACCGGCGTCGTCTGGATCGAGCACATCGTGCACGCGTTGCTGCAGGTCGTCGACCGGTTGATGTGCCTGGCCCAGGGCGACGTCGTCGCCACCGGCGACCCGCACGAGGTGATGGCCTCGGACGCGGTCGCCGCCGTCTATCTCGGCTCCCCCGACCTGGAAGGCGAGACCCCATGA
- a CDS encoding ABC transporter ATP-binding protein yields MSALLEVDAIDVAYGDFRALHGITLTVAEGETLAVIGANGAGKSTLLKTIAGLLRPSAGQIRFDGHNVSHTPAHRRVREGIALTPEGRRIFGSLTVEENLKVGAHGRRPGPWNLATVYDAFPLLAEKRARRGAHLSGGEQQATAIGRALMSNPKLLLLDEVSLGLAPVVIADIYKALPAITAKGTTVLVVEQDLTQALTVADRVQCLLEGRTVLEGAAADVTREQVQAAYFGVDVPEGQEAG; encoded by the coding sequence ATGAGCGCTTTGCTCGAGGTCGACGCGATCGACGTCGCCTACGGCGACTTCCGCGCACTGCACGGCATCACCCTGACCGTCGCCGAGGGCGAGACCCTGGCCGTGATCGGGGCGAACGGTGCCGGCAAGTCGACGCTGCTGAAGACCATCGCCGGCCTGCTCCGCCCGAGCGCCGGCCAGATCCGGTTCGACGGCCACAACGTCTCCCACACCCCCGCCCACCGGCGGGTCCGCGAGGGCATCGCGCTCACCCCGGAGGGCCGCCGGATCTTCGGCTCGCTCACCGTCGAGGAGAACCTCAAGGTCGGTGCGCACGGCCGCCGCCCCGGCCCCTGGAACCTCGCCACCGTCTACGACGCGTTCCCGTTGCTCGCCGAGAAGCGGGCGCGCCGCGGAGCGCACCTGTCCGGCGGCGAGCAGCAGGCCACCGCCATCGGCCGCGCGCTGATGTCGAACCCGAAACTGCTCCTGCTCGACGAGGTCTCGCTCGGGCTCGCCCCGGTCGTGATCGCCGACATCTACAAGGCGCTCCCCGCGATCACCGCGAAGGGGACCACCGTGCTCGTCGTCGAGCAGGACCTCACCCAGGCGCTCACCGTCGCCGACCGGGTGCAGTGCCTCCTCGAGGGCCGCACGGTCCTCGAGGGCGCGGCGGCCGACGTCACCAGGGAGCAGGTCCAGGCGGCGTACTTCGGGGTCGATGTCCCGGAGGGTCAGGAGGCCGGCTGA
- a CDS encoding maleylacetate reductase, which yields MKFTHESLPQRVRFATGEAPAAVAAEIDELGARRVMVVAGEREAELAARVTADVPVALRHDEVVMHVPVEVAERARERAAEAAVDALVCVGGGSTTGLAKAVALTTGLPIVAVPTTYAGSEATNVWGLTSGETKTTGVDARVLPRSVVYDASLLTTLPGEMTVASGLNALAHCVDAMWGPRVDPIDQVNAAEGIRGLAGGLPKVARDSASVEGIEETLYGAYLAAVSFTSAGSGMHHKICHVLGGMFNLPHAQTHAVVLPHVLAFNAPNAPEAEARMAAAFGAPSAVEGLAGLRRTLSAPKALEDYGMPEDGIAKAVAPIMAAIPDNNPTPVTEENLTALLTAAWSGEES from the coding sequence ATGAAGTTCACGCACGAGTCGCTGCCGCAGCGGGTCCGCTTCGCCACCGGCGAGGCGCCCGCCGCGGTGGCGGCAGAGATCGACGAGCTCGGCGCACGGCGGGTGATGGTCGTCGCCGGCGAGCGCGAGGCCGAGCTCGCCGCCCGGGTGACGGCCGACGTACCGGTCGCGCTGCGGCACGACGAGGTCGTGATGCACGTCCCGGTCGAGGTCGCCGAGCGGGCGCGCGAACGGGCGGCCGAGGCCGCCGTCGACGCGCTGGTGTGCGTCGGCGGTGGCTCGACCACCGGCCTGGCCAAGGCCGTCGCGCTCACCACGGGGCTGCCGATCGTGGCCGTCCCGACGACGTACGCCGGGTCTGAGGCGACCAACGTCTGGGGTCTGACCTCGGGCGAGACGAAGACGACGGGCGTCGATGCCCGGGTCCTGCCGCGGTCTGTCGTCTACGACGCCTCCCTGCTGACCACGCTGCCCGGCGAGATGACCGTCGCCAGCGGGCTCAACGCGCTCGCGCACTGCGTCGACGCGATGTGGGGCCCGCGGGTGGATCCCATCGACCAGGTCAACGCCGCCGAGGGGATCCGCGGGCTCGCCGGTGGGCTGCCGAAGGTCGCGCGCGATTCCGCCAGCGTCGAGGGGATCGAGGAGACCCTCTACGGCGCCTACCTGGCAGCGGTCTCGTTCACGTCCGCCGGGTCAGGGATGCACCACAAGATCTGCCACGTGCTCGGCGGCATGTTCAACCTGCCGCACGCCCAGACCCACGCGGTCGTCCTCCCGCACGTGCTCGCCTTCAACGCCCCGAACGCCCCCGAGGCGGAGGCGCGGATGGCGGCGGCGTTCGGGGCGCCGAGCGCCGTCGAAGGGCTGGCGGGGCTGCGCAGGACGCTGTCGGCGCCGAAGGCGCTCGAGGACTACGGCATGCCCGAGGACGGCATCGCCAAGGCGGTGGCGCCGATCATGGCCGCCATCCCCGACAACAACCCGACCCCGGTCACCGAGGAGAACCTGACCGCGCTGCTGACCGCGGCGTGGTCGGG
- a CDS encoding alpha/beta hydrolase family protein, translating to MTETSSPTTTPEAYVIERSEGTSFTLTVVRAADPDAATVLVVPAMGMPAGYYDKLIVAFAEAGINVGRMEQRGHEESGGRVAGWGYDFGYADLVDDIAAAVDRLGELVPAAAGATYVLGHSLGGQAASAYAALHPDRVAGLIYVASQTPYWRNYGPGFLVASQAMGLIGRVVGHFPGTQLKFAGREARTLMKEWARYARTGRLRFGSPARDLTAEMRALAKPALVVSIEGDWLAPSATVDEIHRRMPGLEVERVHLDEPGIDHFKWARKPDSTIAAVTQWLAA from the coding sequence GTGACCGAGACTTCGTCCCCCACGACCACACCCGAGGCGTACGTCATCGAGCGTTCGGAAGGCACCAGCTTCACGCTGACGGTGGTCCGTGCGGCGGACCCTGACGCGGCGACGGTGCTCGTGGTGCCGGCGATGGGCATGCCGGCGGGTTACTACGACAAGCTGATCGTGGCCTTCGCCGAGGCGGGCATCAACGTCGGGCGGATGGAGCAGCGCGGCCACGAGGAGAGCGGTGGCCGGGTCGCCGGCTGGGGCTACGACTTCGGCTACGCCGACCTGGTCGACGACATCGCCGCCGCGGTCGACCGCCTCGGCGAGCTGGTCCCGGCCGCGGCCGGGGCGACGTACGTCCTCGGGCACAGCCTCGGCGGCCAGGCTGCCAGCGCCTACGCGGCGCTCCACCCCGACCGCGTCGCCGGGCTGATCTACGTCGCGTCGCAGACGCCCTACTGGCGCAACTACGGCCCCGGCTTCCTGGTCGCCAGCCAGGCGATGGGCCTGATCGGCCGGGTCGTCGGCCACTTCCCCGGCACGCAGCTCAAGTTCGCCGGGCGCGAGGCGCGCACGCTGATGAAGGAATGGGCCCGGTACGCCCGCACCGGCCGTCTCCGCTTCGGCAGCCCTGCCCGCGACCTCACGGCGGAGATGCGAGCGCTGGCGAAGCCCGCGCTCGTCGTCTCGATCGAGGGCGACTGGCTGGCACCCAGCGCGACGGTCGACGAGATCCACCGGCGGATGCCCGGGCTCGAGGTCGAGCGGGTCCACCTGGACGAGCCCGGCATCGACCACTTCAAGTGGGCCCGGAAGCCGGACTCGACGATCGCCGCCGTTACTCAGTGGCTCGCGGCCTAG
- a CDS encoding FAD-dependent oxidoreductase → MPVFDDGQKETEIPETEDVVTTDVLVVGSGPAGASAALFLSELGVDNIMITKYRWTANTPRAHITNQRAMEIFRDLGIEEQVLADATPHELVGDTVFCTSIAGEEIGRIRTWGTRPDREADYQLASPCLTVDIPQTYLEPILVRNATERGTQTRFSTEYVSHVQDEDGVTTTARDRLTGHEYKIRSKFLIGADGARTQVGADIDLPLEGAMDIAGSMNITFKADLSELVDHRPSVLYWVIQPGSNVGGIGTGLVRMVRPWDEWLIVWGYDINQPPPDLTEEYAVGVIRDLLGMPDLEPEVTGYSLWGVNEMYATHAQKGRVFCAGDAIHRHPPSNGLGSNTSIQDSYNLAWKLAAVLQGYAEPSLLESYSAERAPVAKRIVTRANQSAREFGELFEALGVVGLEGEEMARAIEERKANTPEGAAKRAALVTAMERKNYEFNAHGVELGQFYESNAILADGSRPAPTEDEDLYHRMSTSPGAHLPHAWVGDNVEKHAMLDLAPYTQWTLITGIAGEAWEDAAEAARTKFGIPLQTVVIGPGRPVTDLYFDWAKLREVEESGAILVRPDKHIAWRAMSLPEDPGTALGEAVATLLGKA, encoded by the coding sequence ATGCCAGTCTTCGACGACGGCCAGAAAGAGACCGAGATCCCCGAGACCGAGGATGTCGTGACCACCGACGTGCTCGTCGTGGGTTCCGGTCCGGCCGGCGCGTCCGCCGCGCTCTTCCTGAGCGAGCTCGGCGTCGACAACATCATGATCACGAAGTACCGCTGGACCGCCAACACCCCGCGGGCGCACATCACCAACCAGCGCGCGATGGAGATCTTCCGCGACCTGGGTATCGAGGAGCAGGTGCTCGCCGACGCGACGCCGCACGAGCTGGTCGGTGACACCGTCTTCTGCACGAGCATCGCCGGGGAGGAGATCGGCCGCATCCGCACCTGGGGCACCCGCCCCGACCGCGAGGCCGACTACCAGCTGGCGAGCCCGTGCCTGACCGTCGACATCCCGCAGACCTACCTGGAGCCGATCCTGGTCCGCAACGCCACCGAGCGCGGCACCCAGACCCGGTTCTCCACCGAGTACGTCTCGCACGTCCAGGACGAGGACGGCGTCACCACGACCGCCCGTGACCGCCTGACCGGCCACGAGTACAAGATCCGGTCGAAGTTCCTCATCGGCGCCGACGGCGCCCGCACCCAGGTCGGCGCCGACATCGACCTCCCGCTCGAGGGCGCGATGGACATCGCCGGGTCGATGAACATCACGTTCAAGGCCGACCTCTCCGAGCTCGTCGACCACCGCCCCTCGGTCCTCTACTGGGTCATCCAGCCGGGCTCGAACGTCGGCGGCATCGGCACCGGCCTGGTCCGGATGGTCCGTCCGTGGGACGAGTGGCTGATCGTGTGGGGCTACGACATCAACCAGCCGCCGCCCGACCTCACCGAGGAGTACGCCGTCGGCGTGATCCGCGACCTGCTCGGCATGCCCGACCTGGAGCCGGAGGTGACCGGCTACTCGCTGTGGGGCGTGAACGAGATGTACGCGACCCACGCCCAGAAGGGCCGCGTCTTCTGCGCCGGCGACGCCATCCACCGGCACCCGCCGTCGAACGGCCTCGGCTCCAACACCTCGATCCAGGACTCCTACAACCTGGCCTGGAAGCTCGCCGCGGTGCTCCAGGGCTATGCCGAGCCGTCGCTCCTGGAGTCCTACTCCGCCGAGCGTGCCCCGGTCGCCAAGCGCATCGTCACCCGCGCCAACCAGTCCGCACGCGAGTTCGGCGAGCTCTTCGAGGCGCTCGGCGTCGTCGGTCTCGAGGGCGAGGAGATGGCCAGGGCCATCGAGGAGCGCAAGGCCAACACCCCCGAGGGTGCTGCCAAGCGGGCCGCCCTGGTCACCGCGATGGAGCGCAAGAACTACGAGTTCAACGCTCACGGCGTCGAGCTCGGCCAGTTCTACGAGTCCAACGCGATCCTCGCCGACGGCAGCCGGCCCGCGCCGACCGAGGACGAGGACCTCTACCACCGGATGTCGACCTCCCCGGGTGCGCACCTGCCGCACGCCTGGGTCGGTGACAACGTGGAGAAGCACGCGATGCTCGACCTCGCGCCCTACACCCAGTGGACGCTGATCACCGGCATCGCCGGCGAGGCATGGGAGGACGCGGCAGAGGCCGCCCGGACGAAGTTCGGGATCCCGCTCCAGACCGTCGTCATCGGGCCCGGCCGTCCGGTCACCGACCTCTATTTCGACTGGGCCAAGCTCCGCGAGGTCGAGGAGTCGGGCGCCATCCTGGTCCGCCCCGACAAGCACATCGCCTGGCGTGCCATGTCGCTGCCCGAGGACCCCGGCACCGCGCTGGGCGAGGCGGTCGCGACGCTGCTGGGCAAGGCCTGA
- a CDS encoding Dps family protein, whose protein sequence is MATKTDTSSATHTSHPAFIPSPAFATQMQRLLVDLTELSLQGKQLHWNVVGKNFRDMHLVLDEVVDAARDFTDEVAERMRALYILPDGRTGTVAEDTTLAPLPATEVDTATAADLAAAALYATSKTAREIHDDIDAEDPTTADLLHAIITRVEQLAWFIDSENRVANQSKPAQLTV, encoded by the coding sequence ATGGCCACGAAGACCGACACGAGCAGCGCCACGCACACCTCGCACCCCGCGTTCATCCCGAGCCCGGCGTTCGCGACCCAGATGCAGCGCCTGCTCGTCGATCTGACCGAGCTCAGCCTGCAGGGCAAGCAGCTGCACTGGAACGTCGTGGGCAAGAACTTCCGCGACATGCACCTCGTCCTCGACGAGGTCGTCGACGCCGCCCGTGACTTCACCGACGAGGTCGCCGAGCGCATGCGCGCGCTCTACATCCTCCCCGACGGCCGCACCGGCACCGTCGCCGAGGACACCACCCTCGCGCCGCTCCCGGCGACCGAGGTCGACACCGCGACCGCCGCCGACCTCGCCGCCGCCGCGCTCTACGCGACCTCGAAGACCGCCCGCGAGATCCACGACGACATCGACGCCGAGGACCCGACGACCGCCGACCTGCTCCACGCGATCATCACCCGGGTCGAGCAGCTCGCCTGGTTCATCGACTCCGAGAACCGCGTCGCCAACCAGTCCAAGCCCGCTCAGCTGACGGTCTGA
- a CDS encoding branched-chain amino acid ABC transporter permease translates to MDWINAVLQGLLLGGQYALLACGLSLIFGVMRIVNLAHGVLAVAAAYLALWLVQQTGMPSFLTIVIVIPVLAAVGYAIQRGLFNAALRHGELSPLLVSFGLAVIGANLLQEIFTADSRKIPIGTLSTSSVELGGLRLGVFSLLTLVVAVGVIVGLQLYLSHTRIGRAMRATKDDPEAATLMGIDERHMYALATAIAIGTVALAGVFLGMSTQFSPTYGDLVLIFAFEAVIIGGLGSLWGTLLGGLVLGVAQTVGAQIDPAYGVLAGHLVFLVVLLFRPQGLLPKAVVA, encoded by the coding sequence ATGGACTGGATCAACGCGGTCCTCCAGGGACTCCTGCTCGGTGGGCAGTACGCGCTCCTCGCCTGCGGTCTGAGCCTCATCTTCGGGGTGATGCGGATCGTCAACCTCGCCCACGGCGTCCTCGCGGTCGCCGCGGCCTACCTCGCGCTCTGGCTCGTCCAGCAGACCGGGATGCCCTCGTTCCTCACCATCGTCATCGTGATCCCGGTGCTCGCCGCGGTCGGCTACGCGATCCAGCGCGGCCTCTTCAACGCGGCACTGCGTCACGGCGAGCTGTCGCCGCTGCTGGTCTCGTTCGGCCTGGCCGTCATCGGTGCCAACCTGCTCCAGGAGATCTTCACCGCCGACTCCCGCAAGATCCCGATCGGCACGCTGTCGACCTCGTCGGTCGAGCTCGGCGGGCTGCGCCTCGGCGTCTTCTCCCTGCTCACCCTCGTCGTCGCGGTCGGCGTCATCGTCGGCCTGCAGCTCTACCTCTCCCACACCCGCATCGGCCGTGCCATGCGCGCGACCAAGGACGACCCCGAGGCAGCCACGCTCATGGGGATCGACGAGAGGCACATGTACGCCCTGGCCACCGCGATCGCGATCGGCACCGTCGCACTCGCCGGCGTCTTCCTCGGCATGTCGACGCAGTTCAGCCCGACGTACGGGGACCTGGTCCTCATCTTCGCCTTCGAGGCCGTCATCATCGGGGGCCTCGGCTCGCTGTGGGGGACCCTCCTCGGCGGCCTCGTGCTCGGCGTCGCGCAGACCGTCGGCGCCCAGATCGACCCAGCCTACGGCGTCCTCGCGGGCCACCTGGTCTTCCTGGTCGTGCTCCTGTTCCGGCCCCAGGGCCTGCTCCCGAAGGCGGTCGTCGCATGA